The genomic DNA GGGGCGATAGCTGGTAGAGGCCGGCCAGCATCAGCACGCCGCCGCCCAGGCGGGGGGCGTTGGTCTCCAGCCAGTCCCAGCGCATGGCCAGGCGCTCGCCGCCCACCGCCAGCCCGTAGGCGATGGCCCCGAAGGCCACCCACAGCGCCAGGTAGGAGGAGACGAACAGCCAGGTGGGGACGTAAGGCTGGCCCCGCTGCCGCCGGCCGGCCTGGACGGTGGCGAAGGTGAGCACCATGGGGGCGGCAGTGGGGAACATCATGGCCACCATCATCAGGGCCCACATGGCCATGAACAGGGGGGCGCCCATGCCCATGGTGGGGCCCATCATCTCCTCGTCCATGCCGCCCCCCTGCCAGACCAGCAGCCCCCAGGCGGCGGCGGCCAGGGCGAGGAGGGCGGCCAGTATCAGGCTGCGCTCGCGGGCCAGGGGCACCGGCTGGGCCATCGTCTCACCCCCTCCCTGCCTCCATCCCTGTCCCCTCACGGGCCGGCCCAGCGGAAGCTGGCGTAGTCGGCGCACTTGCCGCTGTTGTCCCAGTCGAAACCGTGGTCGCGGTAGGTGGTCCTGACGCTGTAGGCCTGCACCGCCTCCGGGAAGAGGGGATGGGCGTTGCGCTTCACCACCTCCGTCTGGGGGTCGGCGCCGGGCACGGCCTCGATGGTGGAGTCGAGGATGCCGGGTATCGTCAAGCTGCGGCGCCGCCCCTCCTTGCGGTAGGTGATGGGGACCACCTTGGCCCCCAGATCGCGGCCGATGAGGGGCCCCAGGGCGGCGAAGGGGCCGCCCACCTGCCCTGAAAGGATGGCACCCAACGCCTCCTGCTGCTGGGAGGAGGCGGCCTCGTCCATATATACGGCCAGGGACCAGTTGCCCTCGGCCATGGCCCCGGGAGCGTGCACAGCTACCACGAAGTTGACCCCGCTCAGGTCGACATCGCCGTAGTTGCCGCTGTCTATGTGGAAGGCCAGGAAGACGTCGCAGTGCCCCTGGGTGGGCCGCGCCCGCAGTGGC from Dehalococcoidia bacterium includes the following:
- a CDS encoding DUF1326 domain-containing protein, which codes for MVEAQRWTLAGDYFESCNCDVVCPCEVSPLGPLRARPTQGHCDVFLAFHIDSGNYGDVDLSGVNFVVAVHAPGAMAEGNWSLAVYMDEAASSQQQEALGAILSGQVGGPFAALGPLIGRDLGAKVVPITYRKEGRRRSLTIPGILDSTIEAVPGADPQTEVVKRNAHPLFPEAVQAYSVRTTYRDHGFDWDNSGKCADYASFRWAGP
- a CDS encoding DUF2182 domain-containing protein encodes the protein MAQPVPLARERSLILAALLALAAAAWGLLVWQGGGMDEEMMGPTMGMGAPLFMAMWALMMVAMMFPTAAPMVLTFATVQAGRRQRGQPYVPTWLFVSSYLALWVAFGAIAYGLAVGGERLAMRWDWLETNAPRLGGGVLMLAGLYQLSPLKWACLRRCRSPLSFILGSWRDGEWGAVRMGLEHGAYCLGCCWLLFVILFPLGVMNVTIMALITALIFAEKSLPLGPQARLLAAAALIAYGAVVAFHPAALPTVF